One genomic region from Thermodesulfobacteriota bacterium encodes:
- a CDS encoding ABC transporter substrate-binding protein — MRRRPRFFLLLLLPAFALLPGSSSAAGPLKIGILAPLTGPFAAGGASFVQAATLAVEQANAEGGALGRRIEIVVSDTEGRVDVARSETLRLVSREGVSALVGAYLSEETMGVLEVAAPRKVPLLVPVAATAEITDRIRKEREKYRTVFRVSYAIPQWADILAAFLKERRTSRYAFVGTGIRWNRELGNALEKAASRQGIAAAYTGYYSPANPALDPVAVAAAGSGADIVVLGDPGRNSVSFLKRLRELSPDLPVLSVGGALGDARLAPTLPLSGPVYVQAAAWKGSSPSATAYVERFEKRFGTAPVGYSDTLPYDAVTVLVAAWRRAESTDGEAVAAALEKGAFQGVAGTYRFDEAHQAIWGAGDESLRGTIIRWERDGGRIVFPPR; from the coding sequence GTGAGACGACGCCCCCGCTTCTTCCTGCTGCTCCTCCTGCCGGCCTTCGCGCTCCTGCCGGGAAGCTCGTCCGCCGCCGGTCCGCTGAAGATCGGAATCCTTGCGCCGCTCACGGGCCCGTTCGCCGCCGGCGGGGCGTCCTTCGTCCAGGCCGCCACCCTTGCCGTCGAGCAGGCAAACGCCGAAGGGGGAGCGCTGGGGCGCAGGATCGAGATCGTCGTATCGGACACCGAGGGACGGGTGGACGTCGCCCGATCGGAAACGCTGCGGCTGGTTTCCCGGGAAGGGGTGAGCGCGCTGGTGGGCGCCTACCTCTCGGAGGAGACCATGGGGGTCCTGGAGGTGGCGGCCCCCCGGAAAGTTCCGCTCCTGGTCCCCGTCGCCGCGACGGCCGAGATCACGGACCGGATCCGCAAGGAGCGGGAAAAGTACCGGACCGTCTTCCGCGTGTCTTACGCGATCCCCCAATGGGCGGACATCCTGGCGGCCTTCCTGAAGGAAAGGAGGACCTCCCGGTACGCGTTCGTCGGAACGGGTATCCGCTGGAACCGGGAGCTCGGCAACGCGCTCGAGAAGGCGGCCTCCCGGCAGGGAATCGCCGCCGCTTACACGGGATACTACAGCCCGGCGAACCCGGCGCTCGACCCGGTGGCCGTGGCGGCTGCCGGCAGCGGCGCCGATATCGTGGTCCTCGGGGATCCCGGACGGAATTCCGTGTCCTTCCTGAAGCGGCTGCGTGAGCTTTCGCCCGACCTTCCGGTGCTGTCCGTCGGCGGAGCGCTCGGGGATGCCCGGCTGGCGCCCACCCTCCCGCTCTCCGGACCGGTCTACGTCCAGGCGGCCGCATGGAAAGGATCGTCCCCCTCGGCCACGGCCTACGTCGAACGGTTCGAGAAGCGGTTCGGGACCGCCCCCGTGGGCTACAGCGACACCCTGCCGTACGACGCGGTGACCGTCCTTGTGGCGGCCTGGCGGCGCGCGGAAAGCACGGACGGGGAGGCGGTCGCGGCCGCCCTGGAGAAGGGGGCGTTCCAGGGGGTCGCGGGAACATACCGGTTCGACGAGGCCCACCAGGCGATCTGGGGAGCGGGAGACGAATCGCTGCGCGGAACGATCATCCGCTGGGAACGCGACGGCGGACGGATCGTCTTCCCGCCGCGCTGA
- a CDS encoding LysM peptidoglycan-binding domain-containing protein, whose protein sequence is MAARRLVILVAALFLLAAPRPSLSDTTYTVGKGDTLSRIAKRFHLPVKKLKEANDLRSNRIVAGEKLRIPQKEKAVAKRAEKRARKSGKASAPAAPARPAPAQLHTVRKGETLGSISRRYDVPERELRRRNLLKKGKRLRPGTQIVVRAELPESYEVREDDTLSGIARKFSLSTDEIMARNGLDTDLLVPGQELALTDPPEAADPAVEGTARFVTVEELIAAAQPLPPAQDAQDSAEEMPQSRIVRVAKKMISIPYVWGGTSLTGFDCSGFVRMVFGLLNLDLPRSAREQFGVGRDVDRGDLSIGDLVFFQTYAKYPSHVGIYLGDNRFIHASSGARRVNITSMDHPYYVKRYIGARRLLYATNDVVN, encoded by the coding sequence ATGGCGGCCCGCCGACTCGTCATCCTGGTCGCGGCACTGTTCCTGCTGGCCGCGCCTCGTCCGTCGCTGTCCGACACGACGTACACTGTCGGGAAAGGCGACACCCTCTCCAGGATCGCGAAGCGTTTCCACCTCCCCGTAAAGAAGCTCAAGGAAGCGAACGACCTGCGCTCGAACCGCATCGTGGCCGGGGAGAAGCTCCGGATCCCGCAGAAGGAGAAGGCCGTCGCGAAACGCGCGGAGAAACGGGCGAGGAAGAGCGGGAAGGCGTCGGCCCCCGCCGCCCCCGCCCGTCCGGCCCCCGCGCAGCTTCACACCGTCCGGAAAGGGGAGACGCTCGGATCGATCTCCCGCAGGTACGACGTGCCCGAGAGGGAGCTGCGCCGGCGGAACCTCCTGAAGAAGGGGAAACGGCTGCGGCCGGGGACGCAGATCGTCGTCCGGGCGGAGCTGCCCGAGTCGTACGAGGTCCGGGAGGACGACACCCTTTCGGGGATCGCCCGGAAGTTCAGCCTGTCCACGGATGAGATCATGGCGCGGAACGGGCTGGATACCGATCTGCTGGTGCCCGGTCAGGAACTGGCGCTTACCGATCCGCCGGAGGCGGCGGACCCGGCCGTCGAGGGCACAGCCCGCTTCGTCACCGTCGAGGAGCTGATCGCGGCGGCGCAGCCGCTGCCGCCTGCGCAGGACGCACAGGATAGCGCGGAGGAGATGCCGCAGAGCCGGATCGTCCGTGTGGCGAAGAAGATGATCTCGATCCCCTACGTGTGGGGCGGGACCTCCCTGACCGGTTTCGACTGCTCCGGTTTCGTCCGGATGGTCTTCGGCCTCCTCAACCTCGACCTGCCGAGGTCCGCGAGGGAGCAGTTCGGTGTGGGAAGGGATGTCGACCGGGGCGACCTGTCCATCGGCGACCTGGTCTTCTTCCAGACGTACGCGAAATACCCTTCCCACGTGGGAATCTACCTGGGCGACAACCGGTTCATCCACGCTTCGTCGGGCGCCCGGAGGGTCAACATCACGTCCATGGACCACCCGTACTACGTGAAGCGGTACATCGGCGCCAGGCGGCTGTTGTACGCGACCAACGACGTGGTGAACTAA
- a CDS encoding CapA family protein, whose amino-acid sequence MLRTAALLACLLLTLPSPALPERGEDNASVVPPLAIRVVAVGDIMMGTTFPEEILPPGDGATLLRDVLPLLEGGDIVFGNLEGALAEGGRSPKCGDYKPRPGLKPCFAFRIPPRYAGHLRAAGFNALNVANNHTMDFGAEGMDSTLSALDNAGIQPVGGCRIARFEAAGKRIAIAGFSYSMPTPYVYPMLDIPRAREIVAELKKGHDLVVVSFHGGAEGSGALAVRDAEEEFLGENRGNPVRFAREAVEAGADLVLGHGPHVPRAIEIHRGKLIAYSLGNFAVYSMFNIKGPSGLGYALRAELDPETGDILSFRTPSVELRHPGVPRIDREGKAEALLRKLSEEFLAGEPDAGARRKKLSEVWGGGTTP is encoded by the coding sequence ATGCTGCGGACTGCCGCCCTTCTCGCCTGCCTGCTCCTGACCCTCCCGTCCCCGGCGCTGCCCGAGCGGGGAGAGGACAACGCCTCGGTGGTGCCGCCGCTTGCGATCCGCGTCGTCGCTGTGGGCGACATCATGATGGGGACCACCTTCCCTGAAGAAATCCTTCCCCCGGGCGACGGGGCGACGCTGTTACGGGACGTCCTTCCGTTGCTGGAAGGAGGCGACATCGTCTTCGGCAACCTGGAAGGCGCGCTCGCGGAAGGGGGACGCTCGCCGAAATGCGGCGACTACAAGCCGCGCCCGGGACTCAAGCCCTGCTTCGCCTTCCGAATCCCGCCCCGGTACGCCGGGCACCTGCGAGCGGCCGGCTTCAACGCGCTCAACGTGGCCAACAACCACACCATGGATTTCGGGGCGGAGGGGATGGATAGCACCCTTTCGGCGCTCGACAACGCGGGGATCCAGCCGGTCGGAGGGTGCCGGATCGCCCGGTTCGAGGCGGCGGGGAAACGGATCGCCATCGCGGGATTCTCCTACTCCATGCCCACCCCGTACGTCTACCCGATGCTCGACATCCCCCGGGCCCGGGAGATCGTCGCGGAGCTGAAGAAGGGGCACGACCTGGTCGTCGTGTCGTTCCATGGCGGGGCGGAAGGCTCCGGCGCCCTGGCCGTCCGGGACGCGGAGGAGGAGTTTCTCGGCGAGAACCGGGGGAACCCGGTGCGCTTCGCGCGCGAGGCCGTCGAGGCGGGAGCGGACCTCGTGCTGGGGCACGGGCCGCACGTCCCGCGGGCGATCGAGATCCACCGGGGGAAGCTGATCGCGTACAGCCTGGGGAACTTCGCCGTGTACAGCATGTTCAACATCAAGGGGCCCAGCGGGCTGGGCTACGCGCTACGGGCGGAGCTCGATCCGGAAACGGGGGACATCCTCTCCTTCCGGACGCCTTCCGTGGAACTGCGCCACCCGGGGGTGCCGCGCATCGATCGTGAAGGGAAGGCGGAAGCGCTGCTGCGGAAACTGTCGGAGGAATTCCTCGCCGGGGAGCCCGACGCGGGCGCGCGCCGGAAGAAGCTTTCGGAAGTCTGGGGCGGGGGTACGACCCCTTAG